The sequence below is a genomic window from Ipomoea triloba cultivar NCNSP0323 chromosome 2, ASM357664v1.
TCGACATAGGAATCCAAGAAAGTAAATCAACGTATGTAAGTTGTATGTAGTTGACCGACACAGCTCAAACGAAAAAGAACAATAGATTACTCTTACAGGAGAGCCTGGGAGCAACTTAGAACCTTGTaggtaatttattttatttttcacatatatataacatctGATTAGTAGTGACAGCATTCTAGGCTTCTAgccagtcgttataccgtggaccatgcgtcatgattgatactgcaattgtgttgaacggatactgcagttgtgttgaaaggaaactgcagttgtgttgaaagggaactgcagttgcgcggaacagaggccatttcatccgtctgtaaatgcagttgtgttgaaagggaactgcagttgtgttgaatggatactgcaattATGTtaaacggatgaacgacctctgttccgcgtaactgcagtttcctttcaacatgactgcagtatcttttcaacacaactgcagtatccgttcaacacaattgcagtatcagccataaccacggtccacaatgcattgtggaccatggttcaccaTATAATTTTCGGCTTCCAGCTAGCTAATTTCTATTATATCCCATTAGCGTGGAAAAAAATTGACTTTTATTCAAGGTAAGTCCAAccctttttaattaatataatatatctctacaaaaatcaaacttttgACTAACATCAACTCTTGGCTTATCAACAGTtgggtacattatttgaaacaaaaaaaataaaatataaaaaaatgaacaaagCTTTCAACCTCTACTGAGTAAGTAAAATATCtttctcttcttcaagaagagATCGAGAGAGCTGTGTGGATCAACTTTGAGATATGTATGAGCTGTGAGGATCGTCAACGTCTACGCAATAACTATTGTAGTAGTGGTACCCATCTTCCTTACAACAATTATTGCTCTTCTGCTTAATTCCCATGCCATGCAAAACATGCATGCTGAAATAGGTTCGTTCATGGTGGTTTTACAAAATAcgtctcattttttatttttttgaaaatacaaaatatgtcTCATTTTCGCCTATAAATTCAGCGCTTTTCTGTGCATtatattcatcatcatccacACTTTCACAGTCACTGGCATCTATCCTCATCAATGgctgttcctcctttctccttcatattcttattattgttatgtgtGGTTTCAGTTAGGGTTTCTGTTTCGTTGGAGAAACAGGAGACCTTTATCGTTCACGTGATGAAATCTGAGAAACCCCTTGTTTTCTCCTCCCATCGTCACTGGTATTCCTCCATCATCAGTACACTCTCTAatctctcatcatcatcatctgagCTCTTGTACACCTATGACCGCGTGGCCCACGGCTTTTCTGCTCGCCTGACGCCCTCCCAAGCGTCCGAACTACGAAACGTCCCGGGCGTGATCTCTGTCCTTCCGGACCAAATCCTCCAGCCCCAAACCACTCAGTCCCCTCAATTTTTGGGCTTAGCTGAGTCGAATGGTCTCTGGCCCGACTCTGATTTCGCAGATGATGTGATAGTGGGTGTTATCGACACAGGAATCTGGCCGGAGCATCGTAGTTTCTCGGACGCGGGTTTATCTCCCGTTCCTTCCCGCTGGAAGGGCGCGTGCGAGGTCGGTCCGGATTTTCCGGCGACGTCGTGTAATCGGAAACTCATTGGCGCGCGTGCGTTTTACAGAGGCTACGAAGTTTTTATGGGGAGAGCGATGGATAAATCGGCGGAGGTGTTGTCGCCGAGGGACACGACTGGGCATGGCACGATTTGTACCTCTATTGCAGCCGGGGCGAGTGTTCCAAACGCGAGCCTTTTGGGGTACGCGCTGGGCGAAGCGAGAGGCATGGCGACGAAAGCCAGGATAGCTGCGTACAAAGTTTGTTGGAGCTCGGGCTGTTCAGGCGCCGATTCTCTCGCGGCCATGGATCGAGCCGTTGCAGACGGCGTGGACGTGCTTTCTATTTCTCTTGCGCGTCGCTTCGCTGTGCCCTACGTCCAAGATAACATCGCAATCGCAGCTTTTGGTGCGGTGCAGCAAGGCGTGCTGGTTGCCTGCGGCGCTGGGAATGCTGGCCCTGGTAGAAACACCGTCGATAACGTCGCGCCGTGGATACTCACGGTCGGCGCGTCCACGATCGATCGGGAATTCCCGGCCGACGTGGTGCTAGGGGACGGCCGGGTCTTCACTGGCTCCGCCTTGTTCTTCGGCGTTCCACTAGGCCAAAACAGACTTCCGGTGGTCTACGGCGGCGATGCCGGCAGCGCGTTATGTAATTCCGGACAACTTTCGCCTTCAATAGTCCGGGGAAAAATCGTGTTTTGTGAGTCCTTATCATCAGGCGATATTCACGCCGTTTCAAAAGGATTTGCCGTACAACAAGCCGGCGGCGCTGGAGTCATCATTGCTAACCAACCTAATTACGGCGATCAGCTTAACGCACATCCGCATCAGTTTCCGGCGTCACTTGTTACCGTAAACGACGGGAACCAAATCCGGGCGTATATAAGGTCGAATCCCTGGCCAACCGCCACAATTTTATTCCGGGGAACCGTAATCGGAGGAGCCTCCTCGCCGTCGGCGCCGCGCGTGGCGGCTTTCTCGAGCCGCGGCTTCAATATTATCACTCCTCAAATTCCCAAACCGGACTTAATTGCGCCCGGAGTGAACATTCTAGGGGCCACGACAGGCGCCAAAAGCCCTGTGCCGCAATTGCCTTCCGCCAGGCTGGAATTCAACATTGAGTCCGGCACCTCCATGGCCTGTCCTCACGTCGGTGGCCTGGCGGCCCTGCTAAAAAAATCCCATCCAGATTGGAGCCCCTCCGCCATAAAATCCGCGCTCATGACAACCGCTTACACCGTCGACAATTCCGGAACGAATCTCGTAGATCTTACCACTGGGACCCAATCCGTTCCGTTGTTTCACGGATCCGGGCACGTTGACCCAAACAAGGCAATGGATCCGGGTTTGATCTACGATTTGGGAACCAGTGATTACGTGGACTTCTTATGTACCATTGGATACGACAGTCGGCTAATTTCGTTGTTCACCCGGGATTCTACTCCGGTGGATTGCAGCACACGAAATTTGGGAAACCCCGGCGCTCTAAATTACCCCTCCTTCTCAGTTTTTTTCTATAACTTTAACCCCATAACGTACAAGAGAACAGTGAAAAACGTGGGGACCAATAAAAACGCTGTTTATCAGGTAAAAGTTAGTATTCCTACTGGCGTTCAAGTGAGCATTTCACCGACCAGACTGGTGTTTAGTGAGGATATCGATACGCTATCATATCAGGTAACTTTTAGAATGGTTAACTTAATTAGCTTCGCGGCATATAGCGGGTCGATAATCTGGGAGGACGGAGTGCATGTTGTTCGTAGCCCAATAACTATAAGTTGGCAACCTAGTGTGCAATCTAGCTACATGCTAATTAAATGTCTGCAAAAATGGGTCTAGCTAGTTTGCTTTTATGTACCTCATGTAATGTAATGGAATAAAtccacataatatatattattatggtgGATAAACCTATGTATAAGTGTGGTGCAGAAATGTGCCTAGCTCGTGCTTGTGTAGTCTGTGTTGTAATGAATAAATCCACATATAGATTACTATATGGGGGATAAATCTACGTATAAGTGTGTAATAAAATGGGTCTAGTTTGTTCTTATGTAGCCCATGTAATGAAATAAAtctatatatgaataattatatggtggataaatatttttatgtttgatattattataattattgcaatatAATCTCATTTATATTAGTAAGTATATCTTATGATTTCGAAAAAATGAGATTTATTGGAAGTATAATAGTTTAATGATCATATTCTGCTAGTAGGTATAAGAAATTTATGTCATTATGTGATTAGAgttgtcaaaataaattaattagtttagttTGGATCGATTTGGCTAACACAGCGACATGTCaatatttttaaagactaaCTTGCCTAATGTCAGCTAAACTAGACAACATACccaactttaatagttaattagaCTTAAGAACTTAATGCCATAAAATTGTGAGGGATAAAGTAGGGGTATATATCATGTTCTTATTGCTAATTATCTGAAGtctaaaacaataataaaagggttacaattattatattaaaagtgagCAGTTTCAAAATGACCAAGCAGATAAAAGATATATGAACACCCCTTCACGAGAAGTTGAGAACCAACCCCTCGGGATGCGATTGATTTTGGTCCACTGATGATGACTGGGAAGAAGTTCTTCTTGCCAACTTTTTTGGGTGATAATGAAGACTCATCTTCCATTTTTGGTAGTGGGAATGGGGCGAGCTGAGGACCACGATGTTACCCAATAATTGGTATACCAGGCCAAGTGGCATGCAAAATTAGGAAAACTTCAAATGGATGCTAGTTAGTTCAAATTAAACAGTATGCTTAATTAATATGGTAGGTGGAATGTTTGGG
It includes:
- the LOC116005086 gene encoding subtilisin-like protease SBT1.4, with amino-acid sequence MAVPPFSFIFLLLLCVVSVRVSVSLEKQETFIVHVMKSEKPLVFSSHRHWYSSIISTLSNLSSSSSELLYTYDRVAHGFSARLTPSQASELRNVPGVISVLPDQILQPQTTQSPQFLGLAESNGLWPDSDFADDVIVGVIDTGIWPEHRSFSDAGLSPVPSRWKGACEVGPDFPATSCNRKLIGARAFYRGYEVFMGRAMDKSAEVLSPRDTTGHGTICTSIAAGASVPNASLLGYALGEARGMATKARIAAYKVCWSSGCSGADSLAAMDRAVADGVDVLSISLARRFAVPYVQDNIAIAAFGAVQQGVLVACGAGNAGPGRNTVDNVAPWILTVGASTIDREFPADVVLGDGRVFTGSALFFGVPLGQNRLPVVYGGDAGSALCNSGQLSPSIVRGKIVFCESLSSGDIHAVSKGFAVQQAGGAGVIIANQPNYGDQLNAHPHQFPASLVTVNDGNQIRAYIRSNPWPTATILFRGTVIGGASSPSAPRVAAFSSRGFNIITPQIPKPDLIAPGVNILGATTGAKSPVPQLPSARLEFNIESGTSMACPHVGGLAALLKKSHPDWSPSAIKSALMTTAYTVDNSGTNLVDLTTGTQSVPLFHGSGHVDPNKAMDPGLIYDLGTSDYVDFLCTIGYDSRLISLFTRDSTPVDCSTRNLGNPGALNYPSFSVFFYNFNPITYKRTVKNVGTNKNAVYQVKVSIPTGVQVSISPTRLVFSEDIDTLSYQVTFRMVNLISFAAYSGSIIWEDGVHVVRSPITISWQPSVQSSYMLIKCLQKWV